In Zingiber officinale cultivar Zhangliang chromosome 8B, Zo_v1.1, whole genome shotgun sequence, a single genomic region encodes these proteins:
- the LOC122017850 gene encoding protein PHOSPHATE STARVATION RESPONSE 3-like, which produces MVKDFLNLSTDASHASDGLAHSEQIELQILSEQLGIEITDHWESPRLDDICWRSQVPSLSPSSNRDDNAQPRLQTTSTSSANKRRLRWTVELHERFVDAVNKLDGAEKATPKAVLRLMNVEGLTIYHVKSHLQKYRLAKYLPKTTEDKRASISEDKKEPSVSDDTDLDKMRSIQVTEALRMQIEVQKLLHEQLEVQRALQLRIEENASYLQKILEEQQKSKSL; this is translated from the exons ATGGTGAAGGATTTTCTTAATCTGTCTACCGATGCTTCACACGCTAGCGATGGTTTAGCTCACAGTGAGCAAATAGAATTGCAAATATTGTCTGAACAACTTGGCATCGAGATCACAGATCACTGGGAAAGCCCTCGTTTGGAT GACATATGCTGGAGGTCCCAAGTCCCATCTCTTTCACCATCTTCTAACCGTGATGACAATGCTCAGCCTCGTTTGCAAACAACCTCAACCTCATCTGCAAACAAGCGAAGATTAAGATGGACGGTGGAGCTCCATGAGCGATTTGTAGATGCTGTGAACAAGCTTGATGGGGCTGAGA AGGCAACTCCTAAGGCTGTACTGAGGCTCATGAATGTCGAAGGGCTGACTATTTACCATGTAAAGAGTCATTTGCAG AAATATCGACTTGCTAAGTATCTCCCAAAGACCACAGAAG ACAAAAGGGCTTCCATTTCAGAAGATAAGAAAGAACCATCAGTTAGTGATGACACTGATTTAGACAAGATGAG GAGCATTCAAGTCACAGAAGCTCTCAGGATGCAAATAGAGGTTCAAAAACTGCTGCATGAACAACTCGAG GTCCAACGAGCACTTCAATTACGCATAGAGGAAAACGCAAGCTACTTGCAGAAAATTCTTGAAGAACAGCAAAAAAGCAAGTCCCTTTAG